The following is a genomic window from Pseudomonadota bacterium.
CCATAGCCGAGCTATGGCTGCATTTGACCAACGCCGCGATGGCGCCCGTGCTACTCGCCCTTCGGGTCTGCCCAGGGGCAGCGTCCGCGGCGTTGCATCGCTTGCCAATGGCGATGCCATTGGCTGCGCGACGCGCCTTGCTGACGCTGCCCCTACACAGACGGAGCGTTACCTAATTTGCCAAGCGGCCCACTAGGGTGCCGCGAGCACCTCCTCGCGCGCGGGCATGGAGCGAACCACCACGCCGTGACCATCCGTACTCACACGGGCGTAAGCCTTAGCACGTACTGCGCCAGGGTCGACGACCACGGGCACGGCGAATCCACGCATGCGACGCGCTCCCCAGTCATCGACGGTGCTCACCACGATGTTCAGGTATCGGCGCGAGGCGAGCGTGGGCGTTACCAGGATCTGCTCGCTCCAATGCTCTCGGGCAAGTCGGTGCCCGATGGCAAAGTCTGCTGACTGCACCTCTAGACCCTCTTCACCGATTAGCTTGACCTCAGCCGAGAGCCCCGTGAGGGCACGGAAATCGAGATGTATGGCCACGGGCTCGCCGAGGGTCGGGGGTGCCGCCAACCGCCAGCTCAAGGAGATCGGCGCCTTGCTGGCGAAGGCCGTGGCCGGTAGGTGGCTGTGCGCGTACTTGCCGAACGCGGGGTGGCTCGTCCCCTCCAGCAAGGCAGACGGATAGTCCGCATCCTCGGCGCCGAGCATCGGCTCAGCGGCGAGGCCCGGAATTGACACCAGCAGCGCCAACGCCAGCACGAGGCAGGGGCTTGTGACATCTGCGTTCATAACACTCTCCTAGCTGATGGCAACGGACACATCGAGGCAGGCGCGCCCACTTGGCACACCGCTGCCCAAATTGGTGAACACGAAGCTCGCTTCGTAGACCTCTACTAGGTAACGCCCTGGCGCCAACACGGGCGTTGTCATCGTCTCTTGGCCATTCAGCTCGAGCTGAGAGATGGCCAGGAATCCACGTTGCCAAAGGACGATGTCAGGGTCGGAACCGGCGGGACCCGTTACCCGCACCTCGTAGCGTGCGGATGTCGTGACGTCGAAGCGTAGGAAGCGTCGGTTGGACAGCTTGTTGAAGTCACCGAAGTTATCAATTGAGCAAACGGTTTGCGCTGGTCCGCCAACGGTGAGCTCCGTGTACACAGGCAGCACATCCGCGTTGCCCGCGTCGTTAGTCTCCGTACTCGCGAAGGGCTCGATGGTGGCACTCACTATATTCTGAGCGGCTACCACGGCATCGATCGACGCCGCATCCGCCGGGCGCGCGATCTTGAGCGCATCGATGTAGCTGAATACGGTGGTGAAGGCGTCGCTGTCGCGCTGAGTGCCGATCAGGACGTCGTAGAGCGGCTGGAATCCAAGGGCGATGTTGTCGACACCATCGTCATCTGCATCGAACAGATCGTAGAGGATCGACTGGGCCGAACCCTCGCTGTACCACCCAGGGTTGGCGTTGTTGTTGCGATCGACGTCGATCGTGAAGCCGAGCGACTGATCGTTGCCAAAGGAGTCCTGGGTTACCGGATCGCCCAACGCGATTCCCGCCCAGGCGTAGCCGAAGCCTTCGCTGAAAGCCACGCGGGGGTCGAGGATGTCTGCCGTCGTGTGCGGGCCGCCGACGCTGTCGGCGCGCGAGAGCGTGTCTTCGAAGAAGTGACCGAACTCATGAACCACGACATGACCGTCGTACTCATCCGTGTCGTTGTCCTCCGCGCCCAGCACGAAGATCTCGTTTGCGCTGTAGAAGGTGGTCCCGATCTCACCGTTGGCACGATTGCCGGACACGGGACGATTGTCAGGGCTCCAATTGACCGTCAGGGCTTCGAAGCTGACGTCAGGGTCCACGGCGAGCACGGCCAGGCGGGCCTCATTGACCGAGTCGAGGATGGCGAAAGGGCCCGCCGCGCGGGCGCTGGCGTAGGAGAAGCCGTTCCAACCCGTCTGCGCCGTCAAGTTGCGCACGGAGTCGGCGTCGCCGCTGCTCGCCACGGCCCCGTCCAGCACGTACAGCGCACCGTTGCTGGTGTTGTCCACGACCTTGAAATTCCAGCGTCCGCCTGGATCGACCATCTCAGCACGGGCGCGGATGAACAGCTGCGTCTGTCCTGGTACGACGATGGCGTAGTCGCCAGCGTCGTCCGTGCGCGTGGTCTCGAGCACCGTGCCGCCACCGTCGACCGCCTGCACCACCGCCTGGCGCACGGGCGCGTCGAAGGTGGCACCGTAGTCGAGCGGGCCTGTTCCCAAGTGGGGGACGCGCTCGAATTGGATCTTGCCGCTGATCGTCACATCGGGGACGTTCCCGCCTCCGCCTCCGCCTCCCGTGCCGCCACCACCACCAGGGTCGCCACCGCCACTATTCCCGCCGCCGCCACAAGCCGTGAGGCCCAGCGCGGCCGTCATCAGTAGGCAGAGGAGGATCCCAGGTCGGGCGACCCTTCCGTCGACTGCTCTCATAGGTTGGTCTCCAGCTCAGCCATTGTTCACAGCATGCCGTGACTTATGCACGGATCCCGCACGAGTGCCGTGGCACAGTTTGCGGTTGGCGAAACCGCCGGGATGGAACCCGACGCTACCTTGGGGCTAGTTTGGCGCGCCAAGGCTGAACTGGCCCTGAAGCGCGCCGACTTGTGGCGCTGCTATTATCGCGCCGGCGGGGGATCCCCTAGCAAGCAGGATCCCTCAGTCACCTCCCAACAGCAGCCTCGAGTCGAGAACCTAATGAGCAACGCGATACTCGTGACCGGCGGAGCCGGCTACATCGGCAGCCACGTGGTGCGCCAGCTCGGCGAGCGCGGCGAACGTACGGTCACCCTGGACGACCTCGCCACCGGCTTTAGCGATGCCGTTCTATACGGCTCGCTGGTGGAAGGCAACACCGGTGACCGCGAACTGGTGATGCACCTCCTCGACGAACACCAGGTGGACGCCGTCATGCACTTCGCCGCTTTCACCATCGTGCCGGAGAGCGTCGCAGATCCCCTGCGCTACTACCAGAACAATACGGCTGCCACATTGAACATGCTGCGCTGTTGCCGCGAAGTGGGCGTGCGACGTTTCATCTTCTCCTCCACCGCTGCCGTCTACGGCACACCCGCTTCCGGCGTTTGCGAGGAAACCGATCCGACCGCCCCTATCAACCCCTACGGCAGCTCAAAGTTGATGAGCGAGTGGATGCTGCGCGACCTGTCTGCTGCGGGCGACATTGACTACGTGGCCCTGCGCTACTTCAACGTTGCTGGCTGTGATCCTGGGCAACGCATCGGCCAATCGACGCGCAAGGCAACACTGCTCACCAAGGTGACGTGTGAGGTAGCTGCTGGCGTGCGCGACCACGTCAAGATCTTCGGCACGGACTACGACACGCCGGACGGCACCGGCGTGCGTGACTACATTCATGTGGAAGACCTCGCCGATGCCCACGTGCGAGCCCTCGATCACCTGCGCGGTGGCGGTGACTCGCTCACCCTCAACTGTGGCTACGGTCGCGGATTCAGCGTGCGCGAGGTGATCGATGCCGTGGCTCGCGCCCACGGCAGCCCCCTCAAGGTGATCGAGGAAGGTCGCCGTGCCGGCGATCCACCCACGCTGATCGCCCGCGCTGATCGCATACGCGACGTGCTCCAGTGGAGCCCGCGCTACGATGATCTCGACGTCATCGTGCGCACCGCGCTCGCCTGGGAGCACAAGCTGAAGGAGCTACGTAACTCATGAGCCATACTGGCCTGATTCACGGGCTACTGCTCGACGCTGCGGCCCGTTGGCCGCAGGCAAGCGCGGTGTTGCACGGCAAGCGAGAGCAACGATACGTCGAGCTGGCGAACGACGCGCGCGCCGTAGCGAACGGGCTGATGGCCCACGGACTGGAGCGCCAGCAGCGCGTTGCCGTCTACCTGCCCAAGCAGCTGGAGACCGTGGCCAGCCTGTTCGGCGCAGCGACCGCCGGCGGCGTGTTCGTGCCCATCAATCCGGTGCTCAAGCCACCGCAGATCGCGCATATCCTCAACGACTGTGACGTGCGGGTGCTGATTACCGCCAAGTCCCGCCTGCGCCAGCTCTCGACCACACTAGCCGACTGCCCAGCCCTGCGCCTGGTCGTGCTCACGGACGCCAAAGCGGACGAGGCGCTCGAGCCGCTAGGCGACTGCCCGGTGATCGGCTGGCCGGCGCTTATCGACGCCCCCCCAGCCACGCCCCATCGGGTGATCGATCGAGACGTGGCCGCGATCCTCTACACTAGCGGCAGTACGGGCAAGCCCAAGGGCGTCGTGCTGTCTCACGCCAACATGGTGGCGGGCGCCATGAGCGTAGCAGAGTACCTGGAGAACACCGCGGAGGACCGCCTCCTGGCCGCCCTGCCCTTCAGTTTCGACTACGGCTTCAGCCAGCTCACCACGGCCTTCAGCCGCGGCGCCAGTGTCGTGTTGCTGGACTACCTGATGCCGCGCGACGTAGTACGCGCCATCGAGCAGCACGGGGTAACAGGTCTAGCCGCCGTTCCGCCCCTGTGGGTGCAACTGGCAGGGCTCGAGTGGCCCGACGCGGCGCGTCGTACGCTTCGCTATGCGACTAACTCCGGCGGCGCCATGCCAAAGCGCACCCTCGCCGCCTTACGCGAGTCTCTACCTAACACTAGCTTCTACCTAATGTACGGACTTACTGAGGCTTTCCGGTCCACCTACCTGCCGCCGGATCAGGTGGACGCGCGACCCGACTCGATCGGTCGTGCCATCCCGAATGCCGAAGTGATGGTACTGCGTCCCGATGGCACTCCCTGCGATCGTGACGAACCTGGCGAGCTCGTGCACCGCGGCGCCCTCGTATCCCTCGGCTACTGGAACGACCCCGAGCGCACGGCACGCCGATTCAAGGCCTTGCCCACCAGCAACGGCTCGCCGCTAGAGGAGATGGCCGTCTGGTCTGGCGATACGGTGCGCATGGACGTGGAGGGCTACCTCTACTTTGTCGGCCGCCAAGACGACATGATCAAAACCTCCGGCTACCGCGTAAGTCCGGCGGAGGTGGAAGAGGAGGCCTACGGCTCCGGTGCCGTCGCCGAAGCAGCCGCCGTTGGCGTGAGCCACCCAGAGGCGGGGCAGGCGATCGTCCTTATCTGCGTGGCCAAGCAGAACGCACAGCCCGAGGAAAGCGAAGCGGCACTGCGCAGCCACTTGCAGGGCCGCCTACCGAACTTTATGCAACCTGCTGCCGTGGCCTGGGTTGACGGTCTACCGCGCAACCCCAACGGCAAGCTCGACCGCACCCAGCTGACAAGCACCTACGCCAAGCAGTTCCACGAGGATGGCGAATGAGCGAAGCGAAAAAGAAGGCTCCACCGGCGCACGCCGAGCATCCGTTCTTCCACAGCGGCGCAGCCAACGGTTTTTTGGAGGTGGATGGGCGCCCCCTGGACCTGCTGGTAGAAGAGGCCGGCGGCACGCCGCTGTTTATCTACTCGCGAAGCGCGATGGCGGCGCGCGTGAAGGCTTTGCGCGACACGATGCCAAAAGCACTGCATCTGCACTACGCCATGAAGGCCAATCCGATGCCCGCCGTGGTCGGCTACATGGCGGGTCTGGTGGACGGCCTCGACGTCGCCTCCGGCGCCGAGCTGCGGGTTGCCCTTGACGCGGGGATGCCCGCGGAACGGATAAGCTTCGCGGGCCCGGGCAAGCAGGAAGGTGAGCTAACGCAAGCTATCGCCGCCGGCGCCACCATCAATCTCGAGTCCGAAACAGAGATGCGGCGCGCGGCCGCCATCGCCGAGCGCCTCGACATGCCGGCCAAGGTGGCCGTGCGCGTCAATCCGGATTTTCAGCTGAAGACTTCAGGGATGAAGATGGGCGGCGGCTCGCAGCAGTTTGGGGTCGATGCCGAACGCGTGCCCGAGATGCTGCGGGAGGCGGCCAGCCTACCGGTTCAGTTCACTGGCCTGCACATTTACAGCGGCTCCCAGAACCTGCGTGCCGACGCCATCATCGAGTCTCAGACCAAGACCCTCGCCCTCGCCGCGCAGCTCGCTGACGCAGCGCCTGCCCCGATCACCCACGTCAACATCGGCGGCGGCTTGGGTGTTCCTTACTTTCCGGGGGAATCACCCCTCGATCTCGACGCGGTGGGCGAGGCGTTGGGGCGCACGATGGCAGATCTCCCAGCGCCCCTGCGCGAGTGCCAGATCATCATGGAGCTGGGACGATTCCTCGTGGGCGAGGCCGGCCTGTACGTGTGCCGGGTGGTCGACCGAAAGATATCCCGAGGACACCCGTTCCTGATCACCGACGGCGGCCTGCACCACCAGCTCGCCGCCTCCGGCAACTTCGGTCAAGTGCTGCGCAAGAACTATCCGGTGCTTGTCGCCTCGCGCATGCACGAACAAGCGCGCGAGGTGCAGTCCGTGGTGGGCCCCCTCTGCACGCCTCTGGATCTGCTGGGCGACCGCATGGCACTGCCGCCGGCCCAAGAGGGGGATCTGGTGGTCGTGCTCCAATCCGGTGCCTACGGCCCAACCGCCTCGCCCAGCGCTTTCCTATCGCACCCGGGCGCTCGAGAGATGCTGGTGTAGGAGAGTGCCCCTTAGCGGGGGTCGTGCGGATCCTGAGACATAGTGTCGGGATCCGCCGAGGGACCGAGATCCAGGGCTAGCACCAGTGCGTCCTCACGTCCGTGGGGTGCCTTGTAGTAGGCCGTACGCCGGCCGATCGTGCGAAAGCCGAGCGAGTCATACAGGCCGCGAGCGGCGTGGTTAGTTGGCCGCACCTCCAGAAACAGGCGCGTCGCGTTGAGCAGCGCCGCCTCGGCTATGACCTTATCAAGGAGCTTGCGACCATAGCCCCGAGCACGCGAGTCCACACCGACGCACAGGTTCAATAGGTGCGCCTCACCCACCGCCACGCTCATGATGGAGTAACCGTGCGCCACGCCGCCTTGCTCCGCCACGCGGCAGCAGTAGCCCACGCGCAGGCAGTCACGAAAGATGGACTGGCTCCACGGGTACTGGTAGGCGCCCTTCTCGAGCGCCCACACCGCGGGCAGATCGTCCTCGCTCATGGCGCGAACGATTGCCGAGGCCTCTGCGCTGGCCGCACTCATGCACTGAGCTCCATGATCAGGCGCAGGTCCTCCCACGCCTTGCGTTTCTCGCCGGGACTGCGAAGCAGATAGGCCGGATGGTAGGTCACCACCAACGGCACCGGGCCGCTGTCAGTTTGCCACTGATGGGCGCGTCCGCGAAGCCGACCAAGAGGCGTATCGACGCCCAGCAGGCGTTGGGCGGCGATACGCCCCAGGGCGATGATGACTTTCGGTCGTATAAGGGCGATCTGTCGCTGCAAGTAGGGGGCGCACTGGGCGGCCTCGTCGGCGCTCGGATCACGGTTGTTGGGCGGACGGCACTTGAGCACATTGGCGATGAAGACTGCCTGGCGCTCGCGTCCGGTGGCGTGCAGCATGGCATTGAGCAAATGACCGGCGCGGCCGACGAAGGGCTCGCCCTGGCGGTCCTCCTGCGCACCGGGGGCCTCTCCAACGAACATCCAGTCGGCCTGAAGACTGCCGACGCCGAACACCGTGTTGGCACGCGTGCGGTGCAGGCCACAGCGCTGGCAACCGGCCACCGTGGCGCGCAGGGCATCCACGTCCATGGCCTCGACGTCGATCGTGTCCGCAAGCGGCGGGGGAGCGGGAGCGGGGGCCGGCACGGCTCCAGCGGGCGCCGACGCGGGAGCAGCCGGGGCTGCCTCCGAGTCTCGCGCGCGCCTCTCGCCGGCCTCGGCGCTCTCGCCCGCCGCTCGCAAGGTCCAGCGCTCGATCCCCATCAGCGCGAGTGCGCGACGGGCGCGTCGGTCCAACCCCACCGCCATATCTCCCCAGCCTTACCTGCAACGGCGCTCAGGGTACCGCCCACATCGACGGTACCGCCATCCCCGGCACCGCCCCCGGACCCTAAGCGGGTAGAATCCCCTAAATTTTGCGCCGGTCGCCGCCGGCGCACGCCTTGACGCCACGCCTCGCGTGGCCAACTCGAAGGACCGTAGATCGTGCGACTCTCTACCCTGCCCCTGCAGACCGCCCGCGAGGCGCCGGCCGACGCGGAGATCATCAGCCACCAGCTGATGCTGCGCGCGGGGCTGATCCGCAAGCTGGCCGCGGGCCTGTACTCCTGGATGCCGCTCGGCTTGGCCGTGCTGCGTCGGGTCACCCAAGTCGTGCGAGAGGAGATGGACGCAGCTGGCGCTCACGAGCTGCTGCTGCCCTCAGTCCACCCCATGGAGCTGTGGCAGGAAACCGGTCGCTGGGACCAGATGGGGCGCGAGCTACTGCGCCTGCAGGACCGCCACGAACGTTGGTTTTGCTACGGACCGACGCACGAGGAGGTGATTACGGATATCGTTCGCCGCGAGATCCTTAGCTATCGCCAATTGCCCGTCACCTACTACCAGGTGCAGACGAAGTTTCGCGATGAGATCCGTCCCCGCTTCGGCGTAATGCGCTCGCGGGAGTTCATCATGAAGGACGCCTACAGCTTTCACGTGGGTGCGCAGTCGCTAGGGGAGACTTACCAGCGTATGCATCAAGCCTACACGCAGGTATTCGAACGCCTCGGCCTGCGCTTTCGCGCGGTCACCGCCGACAGCGGCAACATTGGCGGCGCCGTGTCGCACGAATTCCACGTACTGGCCGATTCCGGCGAGGACGCGATCGCGGTCAGCGACGAAGGCCCCTTCGCGTCGAACGTCGAGCTCGCCCCGGCCCCCACCCCCAGCACGCCCCGCCCCGCCCCGGGCGCGGACATGAGCAAGGTGCACACGCCCGGCGCACGGACGATCGATGCGCTTACCGAGCAGCTCGGCATCGCCGCTTCAACATGTGTCAAGACCCTACTTGTCGAGGGCAGCGAAGACGGTGGGCTGGTCGCACTCTTGGTGCGCGGAGATCACGAGCTGAACGCGGTCAAGGCGCAACAGCTAGACGCTGTCGCATCGCCCCTGCGCATGGCCTCACCCGAGGCTATCCAGCGAGCAGCCGCCTGCCCGCCCGGATACCTCGGCCCGGTCGGTCTGACCTGCCCCATCATCGCTGACCACGACGTGCTCGCTATGGGCGACTTCGTCTGTGGCGCGAACGAGAAGGAGCAACATCTGACTGGGGTGAACTTCGGCCGCGACCTACCCGACCCGAAGGGCGCTGATCTGCGCAACGTCGTCACAGGCGATGTGAGCCCGGACGGCGTCGGCACGTTGGAGATCGTGCGCGGCATCGAGGTGGGCCACATCTTCCAGCTCGGGGACAAGTACAGTACGGCGATGGGCGCCGCCGTCCCGGACGAGAGCGGCGAGCAGCAAACGCTCCAGATGGGCTGCTACGGCATAGGCATTACGCGCATCGTCGCCGCGGCCGTCGAGCAAAACCATGACGAGCGCGGCATCATCTGGCCGGCAGCGCTCGCCCCCTACCAGGTGGCCTTGGTGCCGCTCAACGCGCACAAATCCTACCGCGTGCGCGAAGCGGCCGATGCCTTGTACGAGCGCTTGGGCGAGGCGGGCTTCGAGGTCCTGCTCGATGATCGCGACGCCCGCCCCGGCGTAAAGTTCGCCGACATGGACCTCATCGGCATCCCCTGGCGCGTGGTGATCTCCGAGCGCGGCTTAGACGCCGGCACCCTTGAGCTCAAAGACCGGGCGGCCGCTGAGCCGGAGCACGTTGCAGACAGCGACCTGATCGAACGCCTGCGCGCGGCACTCGGCCGTTAACCTGAGATTCTCGAAGCTTGCCCCCATCATTTGCGCACAGGGTAGGAGGAGTGGGTCAGCCTCGTGTGAGCGATGGGCGCGCCACAGCATCTTCCCGATGGGCACTCGCCGCACTTGCGGCGCTCCTCGCGGGCTCCCTCGCGCCAGCCCAGCCTTCCGACACGCAGTCGCCAGACCCTGCGCTGCGGCGACTGCTCGTCGACGCGGTCAACGATGCCGAGAGCTTCCGCGATCGTTTCGATGCGGAAGTGTGGCTGGTGGACATGTCGACACGCCTCTCGCGAAAGCTGCCCGACACCAAGGAGCGACTCGAACTGCTCAAGCTAGTGCATGCGGAAGCCGCCCGGGTCGATCTTGCGCCTGAGTTGGTGCTGGCAGTGATCGATGTGGAAAGCAACTTCGATCGCTACGCCATCTCCAGCGCCGGTGCGCGCGGACTCATGCAGATCATGCCCTTTTGGTTGGATGAGATCGGTCGCCCCGATGACAACCTCTTCAAGGTACCGACCAACCTGCGCTACGGCTGCACGATCCTGCGCTACTACTACGACATGGAGAAAGGAGACCTAATCCGCGCCCTAGCGCGCTACAACGGCAGCCTCGGCCGGCGCACCTACCCGTACAAGGTGCTAGATCGTCTGCGCTCCCGCTGGTATCGACTCTAACGCTATCCGGCACTAAAGCCGCCGGGCACGCCGTCCTCGCCTAGGCGGATCTCCTCAACCTGCACCGCCTCCACGCGGGCGAGCAGGGGCCCGCGGTGCAGCCATTCGAGCAGACGGTCGAGGGCCTCAGGGTGGCCGCAGGCGAGCACTTCGACACGGCCATCGGGCAGGTTGTGGGCGTAACCTCGGATACCTAGGGCTTGAGCTTGGCGAGCGGTGCTGGCGCGGAAGGACACGCCCTGTACGCGACCGCTCACCCGCCAGCGCCGCACCTGATATGTGGACGACGAATGCTCAGGCGACACGCCAGAGGAGTCTCAGCGGTTTTCGGGGAGATTAGCCCGCGCGATGACCCGTGCCTCGACGGCGCGCGAGTGCGCGCTCACAGCATCCGTGCGAGCACCGCGGTAATCCTGCTCCTGCAGCTTCTCCTCGGCGCTCGCCAGCAGCATTTGAGCAGCGTTGAGGCGAGCTGTAGCGTAGCGATCTGCGCCGGCGTCTTCGGCAGCCATGATCGCCTGACGCGCATCGCTGAGTTCCTGCACCGGCGGGGAGGAAGCGCAACCGACGGCCAAACCAGCCACGACTCCGGCCATCGCCGCCAAGGTGATACGTCTCATCATTCTTGTCTTCGCGTGCGTCTACCGACTGTTCGACGTTAGCAGCGGCTCAAACTACCCGTCAAGCAGGGCCGAAGGGAGACTTCAATTGTCGTGCATTCGCAGCATGTCGCGTACGAAGGGCACAGTGAGCCGGCGCTGCTCCACCAGCGAAGCCTCGTCGAGTCCGTCCAGGAGTGCACACAGGGAGTGCATATCGCGGCGTGCACGGCGCAGCAACCAGCTGACCGTCTCCTCGGGCAACTCCAGCCCTCGGGCGGCGGCGCGCAGACGTAAAGCCGCGCCGGCCGCCTCGTCATCCGGCGCCTGCAAACTGGCATGTAGCCCCGACCGCAGGCGCGAGGCCAGATCGGCCAGCTGCGGCCCGCGCGCCGACAGGGGTTGTCGTGCGGCGAGCAGCAAACGCCCGCCTCGCCGCTGCAAATCGTTGTACAGACGCATCAATGCCACTTCGGACTGGTGGTCCCCGAATGCGCCATCCACCCGATCCAAAACGACCAAGGCCAACTGTCCCCAACCCTCCAGAGCTGTCGTCAGACGCACCGAGGGGAGATCGCCAAGGGAGAGGTACCCGCACGGACGCGTCCCACCGCCTGCCCTGTCCTGTCCTGCACTGAAGCGTGCACAGGCGGCCTGCAACAGGTGGGTCTTGCCGCTTGCCGATGGGCCTGACAGCACCAGGCTGATGCCATCGATCCCGGCGTCGACAAACGCCACCAGGCGCTCCAGGGTCGCGCCATTCGCACCGGGGTGGAAGGTGTCGAGCGTCGCGTGATCGGCCAGGCGTACGCCGAGCGGCAGTTGGCGCATCGTCTCAGCCTCCCGATGCCCTCTCGCCGAGCAGCTCAGCGAGACCCCGCACCATCACCGGTCAGACCCTGGGCCGGAAGTGACAGCCCGGGGGTCATGGTGACCGGTGCGCTCTGATAGTCGAAGCGTAGCGTATCGGGCAGTACCCCACGACCATCGTTCGTGGGAACGAGGAAATCCGATAGCTGCAGCAAGCGTTCGAGCTTGGCTGGCTCGTAGCGTGTCGTCAGCGACAGCATCAGCCGCCCGGCGCGCGCCTGGCGCAGGTCCACCCGTTGCACCAGGTCCAGCCGTCGCAGATAGGCGAGGGTGCGCTCGTAGGCAGTGGCGTTAGCGACTCCGTTTAGCTCCAAGGCCACCTGGCGCACGCCGATGGCCGCGTAGGCGGCGTAGCGCGAAGCCAACACATCGGCGAGGTACTCGGGACCGGACTCCAGTCCGCCAATCCAGGGCTGGGACTGCGCGTCGGCGAACAGCTGCCAACGCACCTGCCAGATACCGTTGGTCGTTCGATCGCCCTCGCCCATGAGAATCACGTCGGCGCCCAGGCCACCGGCTAGCACCTGGGCCGGATGAGTGGCGTCGTCCGCAGTCGGTAGCACGGCGGTGGCACCCGGGCGATCGAAGCGTGGGGCGTCGTCCGCTGGCGCGGCGTCCAACGGCGTATCGGCGAGCGCCGCTTGCGTGGGCAACAGGAGCGGTAGGCCGCGGCGATCGGCCGCGCCAAACAAGCTAGCGGGCACCTCGCCCTCATCCTCGCTCGTCAGGTAGCGCACACGCCAGGCGATGCCAGCGCCGCGCACGGGTGCCCCAGGGCCCGGCGCCTGCAGATCGCTCTCGAGCGCGTCGGGCGGCAATTTGAGCAGCACCAGAACATGCGGCCGATCGTCATCCCAGTACGGCAGACCAGCCGCGAGTACGGCTTCGCGGGTAGCAGCCTCATCGAACACGTAGCGCAGCGTTCGGCGAGAGCTGAAACCCTGTTGCTGCACCAGTTGCTCAGCCTGCGCCAACACTGGGGCGACCAGTGCCGAGCCCGTCACCTCGGCGAGGCCAGTCACCTTGACCAGAACCGCGGCAAGGGCGCGCTGGGCCGTCGCTTGCGACGCCGCTCGCTCCCCGGCGATCAGATCGATCGACACGCCGTAGAGATCATCGACCGTGGAGGCGGAGCCCAGCAACGGGGCGAACATCATCACCCAAGCGAGCCACGCACGCCCGATACTCGATGCTCGCTGGGAAAACGGATAAGCACCGTCCCAGTCGGTGCCACGGCGCTCTGTCGCACATGATGTCTCGCGCATGATTTGGTGACTTCCGCGAAGGTGAGCTGGGAACCGCCAGGTGCGGGCGCTTGGGACAGCCTCCGGTGGCGCGCGCGGGCGAGAACATACCACAGCGACGCCCACACCCTGCTGCTCGCCGCGCGCCGTGCGACAATCGCCGGCGCAACGGTGCCGACAGGCCGCCCAAAGGA
Proteins encoded in this region:
- the galE gene encoding UDP-glucose 4-epimerase GalE; protein product: MSNAILVTGGAGYIGSHVVRQLGERGERTVTLDDLATGFSDAVLYGSLVEGNTGDRELVMHLLDEHQVDAVMHFAAFTIVPESVADPLRYYQNNTAATLNMLRCCREVGVRRFIFSSTAAVYGTPASGVCEETDPTAPINPYGSSKLMSEWMLRDLSAAGDIDYVALRYFNVAGCDPGQRIGQSTRKATLLTKVTCEVAAGVRDHVKIFGTDYDTPDGTGVRDYIHVEDLADAHVRALDHLRGGGDSLTLNCGYGRGFSVREVIDAVARAHGSPLKVIEEGRRAGDPPTLIARADRIRDVLQWSPRYDDLDVIVRTALAWEHKLKELRNS
- a CDS encoding acyl-CoA ligase (AMP-forming), exosortase A system-associated encodes the protein MSHTGLIHGLLLDAAARWPQASAVLHGKREQRYVELANDARAVANGLMAHGLERQQRVAVYLPKQLETVASLFGAATAGGVFVPINPVLKPPQIAHILNDCDVRVLITAKSRLRQLSTTLADCPALRLVVLTDAKADEALEPLGDCPVIGWPALIDAPPATPHRVIDRDVAAILYTSGSTGKPKGVVLSHANMVAGAMSVAEYLENTAEDRLLAALPFSFDYGFSQLTTAFSRGASVVLLDYLMPRDVVRAIEQHGVTGLAAVPPLWVQLAGLEWPDAARRTLRYATNSGGAMPKRTLAALRESLPNTSFYLMYGLTEAFRSTYLPPDQVDARPDSIGRAIPNAEVMVLRPDGTPCDRDEPGELVHRGALVSLGYWNDPERTARRFKALPTSNGSPLEEMAVWSGDTVRMDVEGYLYFVGRQDDMIKTSGYRVSPAEVEEEAYGSGAVAEAAAVGVSHPEAGQAIVLICVAKQNAQPEESEAALRSHLQGRLPNFMQPAAVAWVDGLPRNPNGKLDRTQLTSTYAKQFHEDGE
- a CDS encoding pyridoxal-dependent decarboxylase, exosortase A system-associated; protein product: MSEAKKKAPPAHAEHPFFHSGAANGFLEVDGRPLDLLVEEAGGTPLFIYSRSAMAARVKALRDTMPKALHLHYAMKANPMPAVVGYMAGLVDGLDVASGAELRVALDAGMPAERISFAGPGKQEGELTQAIAAGATINLESETEMRRAAAIAERLDMPAKVAVRVNPDFQLKTSGMKMGGGSQQFGVDAERVPEMLREAASLPVQFTGLHIYSGSQNLRADAIIESQTKTLALAAQLADAAPAPITHVNIGGGLGVPYFPGESPLDLDAVGEALGRTMADLPAPLRECQIIMELGRFLVGEAGLYVCRVVDRKISRGHPFLITDGGLHHQLAASGNFGQVLRKNYPVLVASRMHEQAREVQSVVGPLCTPLDLLGDRMALPPAQEGDLVVVLQSGAYGPTASPSAFLSHPGAREMLV
- the rimI gene encoding ribosomal protein S18-alanine N-acetyltransferase gives rise to the protein MSAASAEASAIVRAMSEDDLPAVWALEKGAYQYPWSQSIFRDCLRVGYCCRVAEQGGVAHGYSIMSVAVGEAHLLNLCVGVDSRARGYGRKLLDKVIAEAALLNATRLFLEVRPTNHAARGLYDSLGFRTIGRRTAYYKAPHGREDALVLALDLGPSADPDTMSQDPHDPR
- a CDS encoding uracil-DNA glycosylase — its product is MDRRARRALALMGIERWTLRAAGESAEAGERRARDSEAAPAAPASAPAGAVPAPAPAPPPLADTIDVEAMDVDALRATVAGCQRCGLHRTRANTVFGVGSLQADWMFVGEAPGAQEDRQGEPFVGRAGHLLNAMLHATGRERQAVFIANVLKCRPPNNRDPSADEAAQCAPYLQRQIALIRPKVIIALGRIAAQRLLGVDTPLGRLRGRAHQWQTDSGPVPLVVTYHPAYLLRSPGEKRKAWEDLRLIMELSA
- a CDS encoding proline--tRNA ligase, which codes for MRLSTLPLQTAREAPADAEIISHQLMLRAGLIRKLAAGLYSWMPLGLAVLRRVTQVVREEMDAAGAHELLLPSVHPMELWQETGRWDQMGRELLRLQDRHERWFCYGPTHEEVITDIVRREILSYRQLPVTYYQVQTKFRDEIRPRFGVMRSREFIMKDAYSFHVGAQSLGETYQRMHQAYTQVFERLGLRFRAVTADSGNIGGAVSHEFHVLADSGEDAIAVSDEGPFASNVELAPAPTPSTPRPAPGADMSKVHTPGARTIDALTEQLGIAASTCVKTLLVEGSEDGGLVALLVRGDHELNAVKAQQLDAVASPLRMASPEAIQRAAACPPGYLGPVGLTCPIIADHDVLAMGDFVCGANEKEQHLTGVNFGRDLPDPKGADLRNVVTGDVSPDGVGTLEIVRGIEVGHIFQLGDKYSTAMGAAVPDESGEQQTLQMGCYGIGITRIVAAAVEQNHDERGIIWPAALAPYQVALVPLNAHKSYRVREAADALYERLGEAGFEVLLDDRDARPGVKFADMDLIGIPWRVVISERGLDAGTLELKDRAAAEPEHVADSDLIERLRAALGR